A window of Synechococcus sp. WH 8109 genomic DNA:
GAACCGGAAGTGGATTGGAGAAGAGCACACCAGTAATCACCAAACCCACCACCGCTCCACCGACTGCAAAGGGAAGCCGTAAGAGCATGCCGTTGATCTTGGAAGCGATGAAGCCAATCAGGCCACCAGACACCGTGGAAACGATGACGGCTGCGGAGCCATTGCCAGCACTCAGCAGGCCGTATACGAAACCCAGCGCCACACCGGCCGTGGCGTACTGCTGACGGCTGAGTTCTTTTGTCTTCTTAGACAGCAACAGCGCCGAAAGCATCGGCGAAAACGTCAGTGCGTTGAAGGTGGAGATGCCGATCGAGAAAAGAATCGTGGCGGCGAACTGTTTGTAGATCGTGCCGGTGGCACCCGGAAAAAACAGCACCGGCAGGAACACCGCCATCTTCACCAGGGAGGTAGCGATGACGGCCCCGAACAGCTCATCCATGGTTTCCATGGCGGCCTGCACCGAGGTCATCCCTTCCGCCTTTTTGGCGGAGGTGTCTTCCACCACGGTGATGGCGTCATCCACAACAAGCCCGGTTGCCAGCACAAGACCAAACAGGGTGAGCTGGTTGAGCGAAAACCCGAATGCAAGCACAAAAGCAAAAGTGCCGATTAGCGCCACTGGAATCGCGATAGCCGGCACGAGGGTGGCCTTCCAGTTCTGCAAGAAGAGGAACAGGATCAGCACCACCAGAATCACTGCGTCCCGGAGGGAGTTGGTCACACCTTTGATCGACTGGTTGATGAAGTCTGTGGTGTCGTAGATCTTCTGCACCCCGAGACCAACCGGAAGGGTCTGTTCAAACTCAGCCAGTACATCCTTGACGCCATTGGATACGTCAATGGCATTACTGCCAGAAAGCTGATATATGGCGAGGCCGACAGAAGAAGCACCTTTCAGATCGATGGCATCGATTCCATAGGCCTCACCACCCAGCTCAACGCGACCCACATCCTTGAGCCGAACCAAACCACCTGCCTCAGTACTGCGCAGGATGATGTTTTCGAATTCCTGGGTGCTAGTGAGACGCCCTTGAAGCTGCACCGTGAAGGTGTATTCCTGACCTTCCGGGGCGGGAGACCCGCCAATCTTTCCGGCAGGAACAAGGCGGTTCTGGCTGCGTAATTGGTTGACGACATCGGTGGCCAAAAGGTTGTTGGCGCTTAACTTCTCGGGATCAAGCCAAAGGCGAAAAGCGATCTTGCGGTTACCGAAATAAGTAATGTCTCCGACACCCTTCACCCGTTTGATGTTGTTAGTGAGGTTCTTGTCGAGATACCCACTAATCGTCTCCACAGAATATTCATTTGTGGAGGGGTCTTCATTGACGAAGTTATAAACAAGCAGAATTGAGTTGGAGGCCTTGTTAACCGTGACACCGGACTTGCGCACTTCCTCTGGAAGCTGTGGTTCAGCTAGGGAAACGCGGTTCTGAACGTTCACCTGGTTGATATTGCCGTCTGTGCCACTGTCGAAGGAAACCGAGATGGAACTCACACCATCCGATGAGCTGTTGGAGGTGATGAAGTCCATGTTCTCCACCCCATTGATCTGCTGCTCAAGCACGGAGGTAACCCCCTGCTCAATGGCAACCGCATCGGCGCCCACATAGGTGGCCTGCACCTTCACCGTTGGAGGAGCAATGTCGGGGAGGTTCTCGATCGGAAGGATCGGGATCGCGATCAAGCCGACAATCACGATCAAAAGACTGCAAACCGTGCTGAGAACCGGTTTGGTGATGAAGTTATTAGACGCAGACATCGATCAACCTCAGTTCCCCTTGGCGGGTTGCACCTGCACAGGCATCCCGTGTCTGAGGTTCAAAAGGTTGGTGGTGGCCACCTTCTGATTCAGTTTCAGGCCCTTGGTGATGGGGTACAGGTTGTTCTCCAGTTCGCCCACAGTGACTGGAGTCTGCAAGGCAAATTGCATGTTTGAGGGAAGCTTGCCGGCCTTAATTCCCAGCTCCAGCTTCCTTAAATCCGCCTTACCAGGGTTCTCCCTTAGCTCATCGAAACTTCCGAGCCGGAAGACAAAGCTCTGACCAGAGGTCTGGATGACAGCGGCAAAAGGAACAGCCAACTGTTCCTCAGCTTTGATCTGCACACGCGTATGCAGTCGCAAACCATCTCGCAGGATTCCGTCGGTATTAAGGAACGCCGCTATCAACAGCAGTCCTTGGGTGTTGGGGTTGATGCGTGGATCAATTGATTCCACTACACCTGTGGCAATTATTTCTTCACTACCAGGAGCCATCAGCACAACGGGCTGGCCCTCCTGCAGCCGGGCCGAGAAGATTGCAGGCACTTCCACCTTTGCTTCCAGCTCATTGTTCTGAACCAGGCTGGTGAACACCTCGCCCTGCCGAATCACATCGCCCACCTTCACTTTCACGTCAGCAACCGTGCCGGCGGAGGGAGAACGCAGATTGGTGTAATCGAGCTTGGCCTTCGCTTCGATGTACTGAGTCCGGTAGCGATCCAACTCCTCCTGCGACGTTGCTCCCACCTCAGCCAGGTAGGCGTAACGCTCGTAATTGGCTTTGGCAGTGTCTGCGTTGGCCTTTTCCTCGTCTTGATCAAGCACAAGCAGAAGCTGACCAGCCTCAACCTCATCACCTTGGCGAATCTTCAGCTGCTCAATTCGTCCACCCGATTGGGCGGCCAACTCCACAATGTTGCTGGACTCGAGCGTGCTGACGGTGTCGATCCCCTCGGTGAACTCAGCCAACTGGGTGGAGACAGCCTGCACCTTCGGCGGCGGCGGCTTCGGTGC
This region includes:
- a CDS encoding efflux RND transporter permease subunit, with amino-acid sequence MSASNNFITKPVLSTVCSLLIVIVGLIAIPILPIENLPDIAPPTVKVQATYVGADAVAIEQGVTSVLEQQINGVENMDFITSNSSSDGVSSISVSFDSGTDGNINQVNVQNRVSLAEPQLPEEVRKSGVTVNKASNSILLVYNFVNEDPSTNEYSVETISGYLDKNLTNNIKRVKGVGDITYFGNRKIAFRLWLDPEKLSANNLLATDVVNQLRSQNRLVPAGKIGGSPAPEGQEYTFTVQLQGRLTSTQEFENIILRSTEAGGLVRLKDVGRVELGGEAYGIDAIDLKGASSVGLAIYQLSGSNAIDVSNGVKDVLAEFEQTLPVGLGVQKIYDTTDFINQSIKGVTNSLRDAVILVVLILFLFLQNWKATLVPAIAIPVALIGTFAFVLAFGFSLNQLTLFGLVLATGLVVDDAITVVEDTSAKKAEGMTSVQAAMETMDELFGAVIATSLVKMAVFLPVLFFPGATGTIYKQFAATILFSIGISTFNALTFSPMLSALLLSKKTKELSRQQYATAGVALGFVYGLLSAGNGSAAVIVSTVSGGLIGFIASKINGMLLRLPFAVGGAVVGLVITGVLFSNPLPVLLFTSIGLGVGYFIPVIFANFNRFYSSFEQRYELILDAVLKARPIVMAVLAAGILLTGFAFTRIPGGFVPIEDQGYAIGFIQAPDGASNAKTQGISRQVAAVLRSEEDISSAALFSGASLDGNAPNKGFFFFGTKHWDERPGPEHTVGAVVKRLNAKMYGLIDGARVFVVEPPSIPGYGNGGGFEFQLLDKSSGVYALNEFFGSARQIMQAANANPILNRVYSFFSPQAPQYKINVDREQMASLGVDFGSAMSVFSINFGGAYVNDTFQEGKVRRVYVQADDVSRATPQKLSAYYVANAKGEQIPLSEFFTLKQTVGPSVIPHFNLYRSIKIEGTPKEGNSSGQAISAMKQVFSQGSFPGLGYDWTGISREEVKAGSLAVVIFALGILAVFLVLSAQYESYTDPIIILLTVPTALLGALVFLGSAGQVLNIYAQVGLVMLIGLAGGNAILIVDLANQKMSEGESALEAAKFSAQSRLRPILMTAMSSLTGFLPLMLASGAGAQSQSSLGLVVFGGLLVATFLSTLVVPVFYVVMKTLLGAADAKPPEDGPTPTPQPS
- a CDS encoding efflux RND transporter periplasmic adaptor subunit, translating into MRHPQRLLLTLAALITVSSCKSEAPKPPPPKVQAVSTQLAEFTEGIDTVSTLESSNIVELAAQSGGRIEQLKIRQGDEVEAGQLLLVLDQDEEKANADTAKANYERYAYLAEVGATSQEELDRYRTQYIEAKAKLDYTNLRSPSAGTVADVKVKVGDVIRQGEVFTSLVQNNELEAKVEVPAIFSARLQEGQPVVLMAPGSEEIIATGVVESIDPRINPNTQGLLLIAAFLNTDGILRDGLRLHTRVQIKAEEQLAVPFAAVIQTSGQSFVFRLGSFDELRENPGKADLRKLELGIKAGKLPSNMQFALQTPVTVGELENNLYPITKGLKLNQKVATTNLLNLRHGMPVQVQPAKGN